GACCATTACCAAGTCAATATATAGATGTTGCTAGTATGGTTTGCTTAAATCCTCACACTAATGGTTTCTTGTTTGGAATTCTTCAGGTTGAAGACTCATGCATGCATGGAGACTTATATCATTGCTACTCATAGGCAACTTAGTGTGATGCACCCTATTTACAAGTTGCTGCACCCTTATATGCGTTACACACTAGAAATAAATGCTCTGGCACGGCAGAATTTGATAAATGGTGGGGGTATTATTGAAGCTTGCTTCAGCCCAGGAAAGTATGCCCTGGAGCTGAGCTCAGCGGCATACAAGAGTATGTGGAGGTTTGACATGGAGGCATTACCAGCAGACTTGCTTCGGAGGTAAGACCTTCTATGCATCTAGTATTGTCTTAGCTCATTCAATTGGAAACCTGGTATTTCAATTTGTTTGTTTCTACTCTTCCATATTtacatattgtatatttttctcccccaccccaccccaaactATAACaaactcaacaaaaatattGGAGTGAAACATTataaaaaaagaggaatagaATACTGTATGTGTTTATCATCATCCATTAGGGTTGTCTTGCCATGTTGAACGTTGGAAGTGGTCCTGTTTACTTAAAACTTTCAACCCTTGTTGTATGTGTCTGATGTGTGATGTTATGGAGTGAATGGGTTGTTCTTATTCTCCTGTGCTGATCTTATTGTCTTGCATTTTTCAGTAAGAATCAACATCTTTCTCCAGATGCATCCtcacataaaaatgaaaatgttaaACTATGATAAGTATAAAACCCATAGTGACTTCTTCATATTCTGTGCTCTGGCAAGTGTAGTGCTCTGGCAGTGTAGCTAACAAACACTTGGATGTCCTCATTATTTCTTGTGTGTACTGCATTGCATTAAAACCCAAATATGATGCTTTTTACTGTAATTTCAGGGGCATGGCAGTGGAGGATCCGTCAATGCCTTGTGGTGTGAGACTAGTGATTGAGGACTACCCATATGCTGCAGATGGTCTGCTCGTATGGTCAGCATTAAAAGAATGGGTAGAAGAATATGTCGCTCATTTTTATTCTGATCCCAATAGTCTCTCTAAAGATGTTGAGCTTCAAGCATGGTGGAATGAGATAAAGAACGAAGGTCACTATGACAAGCGGAATGAACCATGGTGGCCTAAACTGCACACAAAGGATGACTTATCTGGCATACTAACCATAATGATTTGGACTGCTTCAGGACAGCATGCAGCCATAAACTTTGGTCAGTACCCTTTTGGAGGATATGTGCCTAACCGTCCTACCCTTATGAGGAAACTTATCCCACATGAAGGTGATCCTGAATATGAAAAGTTCATTTATCACCCTGAGTACACTTTCCTATCCTCTCTGCCAACGCAACTGCAGGCTACAAAGGTGATGGCTGTTCAAGATACTCTGTCAACGCATTCCCCAGATGAAGAGTACTTGGGTCAGCAACATCCTCTATATTTCCACTGGATCAACGACCCCCATATTCTAAGTCTGTTCAAGAAATTCTCCTCTAGGATGGAGGAAATCGAGGAGACCATAAATGGGAGGAATAATGATACTAGTCTAAGGAATAGAAATGGCGCTGGTGTTCCTGCATACGAACTGCTGCTTCCCTCGTCAGGCCCTGGAGTAACTGGTCGTGGGATTCCAAACAGCATTTCCATCTGATGAATGACTTCATATCATTCCAAACAGCACAATATTGACTTTGTTGAAAGCTCGTAATTTGCAGACATGTTCTCATGTTTCTTCTTTTATGATGATCATCAGTGTTGTAAATGGGCTTTGCCGGCTTTGCAATTTGCATCAAGATTGAGGACTGTAAACTgcaggctccatttggttgccaGTAAAGGGTAGGGAAGGGATGTGAAATCTGTATCTTTCCAATTTTATCCGATGTCTCCAAAGAGACACAGGATGTGAAATCTGTTtagaaaggaaaagggaaaattttgtaatcatgGTTGTATAACTTACCAAAAACTCATGAATTaaaattaaatgtaaaatgtatcatcaCTAAATATAATAAGAGATTTAAGTAGTTAATATAGCCAcatgaggtaatgattacaaaaaatttaaatttttacttCCATTCGGTTTAAATTTCCCTCGCGAGCAAAAGGGTCTTCTATCATATGAATCTACCACTGGGcaaaaaattatgatttgacGCTAAGTTTGTTTTTGGTATAGATTTGATGCTAAGTTGATTCACATGATCATGACAATCAAAATCtttaatgattttatttttattgagttttttttaattttgagttTCTCTTCATCCATAGTAAAGAAGAAACCTCTCATTATAGCCATTCTACCATGAGATTAGCATAGGGAAGGGTAGTTTTGCATATTTAGTTCATGGTATTGATTGTTGTCAATATTAGTGTTGATTTTGATATTGACATTGATATGTATCAACCATAGTGGcatgatttcaaattgaaataccatgaagaaaaaaaaatccttatcaTGCCATCCATTGTCCGGAGCCCGGACTTcctcatcaaggattggaatTAACAATAGTCCAATAATCCTATCACATGTTTTTTTTCTAGAGCTAAAAAATGGATAATGACTTTTTGTAGGGGAGTGTGGAGGCTGCGCCCGGATAAATGGAACCGAAATGATTGCCTTGCCTTTTTTATGAAAGGCAATAATGTTTATCCTATAATACTTTTGAGTACATTCCCACTGGCCCATGCGGTGGTGCAGGGGCTGAACTCCCTGAcagagaacaaaaaaatggtttctagtttctacttggaaaaataaaactaggTCTCTAGGTCGAGTCAAGTGAGCCACGCCGATTCGAGTTGGAACGAGTCAGATTGAGGAAAGCAAACTCCGAACTCAGGTTGGTGTTGCGCACCGCGAGAGCTATTTATAGGCATATGGGATACAGGGGCTGGATCTTGAGACTCAGAGAGTCCAGAGAGAGGGAGTACCAGAACTCAATTCAATCTCACATGGAATCCATCGAAGCTCTGGTTGCTCACATTCAAGGCCTCTCGAGTAGCGTTGATGATATTTCTCATCTTCACAACCTCTTAGAAAAGGCAGATGAATCTCTCCAATCCCAGGCATCTCGATTAGCCCCTTTTCTGGAACAGCTTGATCCTTCCAACCATTCTCTCGGCTATCTCTACATATTGTAAGTAATGTGTTtgtgtgtttgtttgtttgttttctccttctccctttctaTATTTGTCTATCTATGACTTTCTCCCTTCCCTGGAGATTTGATGGGCTCTGCTTGATCTTTATAACGTTCGTGTCCCGAATTCGATTTCAACACATTGATACTGAAACGAAGTGTTCGACCCAATACAAACTGGCTTTTGATCGGCTCTCAACGTGATGGAGTGTTTGGATGAAACTGAAAGCGATTTCTATGTACCTCTTCGCTTTGATGTGTTATTCATAATGCTTGTTCTGGATATGGGTTCGTTATGGTTTCTGTTTTGTAATTTTCTACCTCTTTTGGGTTGCTTAGGAAAGTATGCTTTTGTACTAGGGTTTGTTACTTTCATGGCATTATCGTTGGTTCCTGCATGTCATGGCATGGCATCAGGTTTTAGGAAGGAAAGAGGAATCTTGtgtagagaaagaaaaggaaaagctgCGAAGAGATCTTGATTCACGAGAAGTGTTGAACTTTAGTATATCTGTTGGGTTTTGGTACTTGATTGAGCTGACCTCCTCTGCTTTTGTTTCGTAGGGAAGCATATACTTCTGCTCCGATCCAGAAAGAACAAGCTAATGAGCTTGCTGTTTCCACTGCGAACTTCATCAATTCTTGCTTGGTAGAACAGATACGGTTGGCACCTGATAAATGTATGTAACCTTATGGTGGGGGAAGTAGATTCATTAAAGATTGATTACTCACTCACCTTTGTAAACTGATGTTGGCTTTGCTTTGTTGTCTCTGAAGTTACTTCTGTGTGCAAGAGGTTCAAGGACCAACTTTTGCTGCTTCAAGCTCCAATACAGGGTGTAGGTCCTTTGCGAACAGCTGTCAGAAAGCTTCAACCTTCTTCTGAACATTTAACTGCTTTGCATCCCGATTTTCTTCAACTTTGCTTACTGGCAAAGTGCTATAAAACTGGTCTATGTGTTTTGGAAGAGGATATCTTTGAGGTGGATCAGCCAAATGATTTCTTTCTTTACTGCTATTATGGGTAAGTTACCAAGCTTATAGACTTTTAACATTTTATGCTAGTAGAATTAAGAATTACTTTTGTTATTTCATGAGAAGCTAATTATTCTCTTTTAAATTCACTAGGGTATTATCAGTCCTTTGTTCTATTGGGTGATGCCATAGCCCTTCTGTTAGTAGTACCAATGCCATTTCTTGCTAATTTTTGTCATTGATCATACTTGGTTTTTAAGTTTTGGTTTATAGTGGGTGTATAGAACCTGTGTACTACATATGATGTCTACATTATTTAATATTTCTAAATCATAATAGGGGAATGATATGCATAGGACAGAAGCTTTTCCGCAAAGCTATGGAGCTTTTACACAATGTATGTAGAAGACCTACTGCTCAATTGCTTAGCATTTGATGGTTCTGTTATTTAACTATTTGACCTACTCAACTGTTCATCTTTGTTCAAATAGGTTGTCACTGCTCCTATGTCAACCACAAATGCTATAGCTGTTGAAGCTTTCAAAAAGTACATCTTGGTCTCTCTCATCCATAATGGGCAGgttgtcttctttcttctttcattcttcttcttttgggaaTTGGAATTGAGTCATTGTATAAGGATTTTGGAGAAATGGCACAGTTTTCACAATTAGTTTGATCTGCAAATTTTCATTTAGAACCTTAAAAATTTAACTGGAGGGTAGTGCTTTTGGTTTGATAGCAATGAAGGTCTGAAAAGTATTAAGAATTCAGGTTTGAAATTTGTATGATCTTGTTGGTGAGTTGTTGTGGGTTTATTTTCAATCTgatgcttattttttttaagttcttcTTTATTGAAAGCATCACTATATTTTTACAACTTACTACGAAAAATCACCGATTAAGATTTGATAGTAGCATGATCTGATTTGATAGTAGCATGATTTGATTATTTTCTattatatctattttctttgtatttgattgaatgatcCCCTTTATTGAGATATACTACTTTCTGTGGCAGTTTTCTTCTGCTAGTTTCCCCAAGTACACTTCTTCAGTGGCTCAAAGGAGTCTGAAGAACTTCTGTCAGGTAGTTTTCTGAAGACTATTGCTTCTGGttccattttattttacatCCTTGGTATCCTGTTTAGAACTTGTATTCATTTTGTTGCATGATCTGGTCAAAGATGATATTATGTTATAACTAAGAGGGAAGACTTTTTTTGCAGTTCCTTGGCCAGTTTGGGATGTGTGATAttcttttattattgttttatcTTGAACTATGGGCTCACTGCTTCCTTCTACATTCCCTGGCCTAAATAGGGCTATTGTCCTTGTTGGATATAAGTTGCATGGTCTTAGGTGCTGATTGTTTTCCCCTTTTCTAAGGCTTGTTGGGTCCTCAGGAGTCCAAACTGCTGAAGTTACATTGATCCTTTATCTCTTTGATTTAGTTCCCATGACTAATTGGAGTTCAAAAATCTATAGTAGCACGGGAATTAGCTAAATAGTTGAAATGTAAACCGCCAGCCAAGTTTAACCTTATTTCGATTGATTGAGTACATGGATGAATGGAAGGATATTCAACTATGCATGTTTTCCACTGTATAGGGTTGCCATTGCAATATTATATTCTGTTGGATACTCAACTGATGATTGTGATTTTATTGGCTTAAGTATCCTGTAATAAATTATCTAATTCGTGTaattcaaaagagagaaaaaatattagACCACCTATGGAATGCCTTATGTATGATAGCTCAAGTGAAGGATTCTGAAGGCTGAAAGGAATTTAATGTCAGGGGTTTATGCATATATCAAGCATAGTTGACAATGTGACCAATACACTTGGAGGGGCGCTTAGGCAACAAGGAGTCCATCTAAGCATCACCAAGGCTCTGAATCTCGGGTTTTGACCTTGGTTGAAACCAAAGTATAGGTCGAAACCTGCGAAAAAATTTCAAGGAAAAACGAGTTACTTTTTTGGGTTAATGTGGAAACCTTAGTTTTTCCAAGTTGTGTTTTTTCGTTTACAGCCTATTTTGGCCTTTTAAAGCTAATCCATGAACTATTTTCACAAAAAGAACACCCAAAATGGTTCTTGTGGAGTCAACCCATGTTTGCTAGTGTACACTAAATAATGTTATACACTAGTTAGGGTTTTTCTGAATTGGTGTGGTACTTTATGCCAAATATCGTTTAAGCTATTATTcttaaataagcaaatacctcaTATTTGAATTCAATAAGAATAGTTAAAAATTTAAATtccaaaagggtaaaaaatcaACCCCcaattcaagaacaaaaaattgaatttttttgttgtaaggGTCAATCTTCAACTTTCAAATACTCTAGGTTTTTTCTCAAACTTAGGAATTCtgtaaatcttatcatggtaaaacattgttaaaatcCAAAAGTGCGgtgaaataatattttgttttgatgtccataaatttATCTTCATTCAGGGCGATTTTTAATAGCATTCGCTCACTTCAAATAAAGTTTGACTGAAACAACTTTGTCAATAACTTTCCAACAAATTCAAGGTTGCTTAAGTCTAATTTGTTGGCGAGAATTCATACATTATTGCCTTGTTCATAATTTGACCATTGAACTCCGAAATCATGTCTGGATTGCAAGATTTATTGTTCATTTGACTGATAATTTGAAGCCTATTCAGTTGCAAAATTAAGGAGAATGGTAAAATATTGACTCCTTCAGAGTTAGGCCTGAAGAAAATGGGGAATAAAGACTACCATTCATTAAAAAAGTAAACCTATGAAAACTCTAAATCAGAAAACAATAAAGTCTATCAGTATAAAATCAGCCTAAAAATATCATTGAAATTTACTAGATTCACATCCATtatctagaaaaaaaatttagatagCAGGATTTTCCGAACACCTCTACAATCTCATATATAGTATTTTTACCGTAGCTTCAAACAccccccaacccaaaaccatagttgtcaaggcgtagCCAAGGCGACGattaggcgtccaggcggtttgcctggggcctaggcgacagtcgccttattgcactgcatgccaccttgtgttttggcacttatttatgccaaatatcatttaagtaaatgttttttatattttttatttcatttacttaagatattattcataaataagcaaatactccatatttgaatccaataaaaatagtttaaaaattaaattccaaaaggataaaaagtcaaccccccagtccaagaagaaaaactggattttggttataggggcgattttcaacttttaaatgctggagtttttctcaattatgaaaattttataaattctgtcatgttaaaacattactaaaaatcaaaagtctggtaaaataattttttgttttgatatccatacaattattcattcaggcgattttaatagcattcgcacacttaaaaataagtttgacaggagtataactttgtcattacaactcagatttaagtaatcttagacttgttggaaaactgATTTTATATCATaattgatacaaaaagtctcatgtgaaaataatatcatttgaccagtcaaacttattatagaaccagagcatttctctaaattttgattttttataacttaatatgacttaatattaatttttttatgatttaatatggctaaatgttgatttttaatgacttgatgttgcttaatcttgattttttatgatacaaggtatatatagcttaataaataatgttagaaaatagaaaaaataaaaaataacaattggtcacCTTGTTCGCCTaaaggcgtgcgccttctcgcctaagcgcttagacaaccctccaccaccttggttcaccttggcgccgtgacaactatgcccaaaaccacacacaaaaaaattgttttagCATGATCATGGGATTTGTCCCCTTAGGGAAATGTACAGTGCATTTTCTACTCTTGCTGCTCTTTTGTGGTGCCTTGACAGTCTCAAAAATTTTCTTCCCATGGGAGAAGTACTAAgttcatgtagccaaccccaagTGGCTGGAATAAGGTTGATTGGATCAGACATATATACACTGAACTGGTACTAGATTGTCGAAGCCTAATGCAATTATCAACTTGCGTTGTCAAGCTGCTGTCTGCAGCTCTTGGTTCATCTATAAGGGTTTCAaatccctcccccaccccctcccccacaaaaataaaaataaaaataaataaataaataagaactcaatgatttttttttttttttttttttttgtttttttttaatccaagaTGTTTTCTTCTAAAACTTTTTCAATAACAAAAATCATCAACTGTAGCTGACATTAGTGCCATTTCTTTTAGGCTTCATCTAGTTGGATGTAAAGGGTtataaagtaaaatttttaagAAGCATAAACCAATAGCATGACAGAAGTAGTGACATTTTAGACAGTAGCTGAAAATGacataaaatttccttttctgtATGCTTTCCAAAAGCTTAGGAAGTTTTGTGTTAGTTACATAATTATTGTTGGTTTGTGTTCCATTTGACTTTTGCTTTGACTTTGGTGTAACCACATTCTTCATCctaacaaaatcaaatggagcATGAGGTCTTGAAGTTTCTTGTTGACATCAATCCATTATTGAAGTATTTTCTCTGATTTCATGCTGTCTTAGAGTTGTGTTCATTCTTAGCTCCTAGATTCAGTGGAGTTTGTTACCAGGCCGCCTCGCTTCCAAATTCTGTGCCCCATCTGTCAAGCCAACGTATCTGATCCTATGATGTGATTATCCTTCACACAAAAGAATTTATCGTGTGCTGACCATCAATGTATCTTCCTATATAAGTTTTTCTAATTTAATGCAACACCGTTACCATGATACCATCCCTGGCTCATGTATCTGTTTAGAAGCACAGAACCTGCAACATTGTGAAAAACATTATGACAAAATATCACTTCAATACTAAATTGATTCTGAACAATTCTGGCTAAATACCGATCAATGTGGTCAACTGTGGCTTTCTTACCAAATCGATATAGAACAACTTAAGGAAAGATACAACAATCTAAGACAAATTTTGGATTAGGATTTGGGATTGAAATAATATTTTCAGAAACTATGGAATTTTATATgatgtaaagaaaataaaagattaatatGATGTAAGaagtaggaatttttttttttgggtggttaaATAAATATGATGCAAGAAATCGGAAATTAGGGTTTGATGAAATGTGGAAATTTAGGGATTGGGATGTACattctccccacccccccccccaaaaaaaaaaacccgcgACCCTGCAGCAGCGGgaacctcatgcactgggttgctcttctTTTGTGAAATGTGGAAATTGGAATAGATGGAGGAATTTGGGTTGGGTGATTGGGTGATAAAAGCTAGAAAGGAGGAATTTGATAATTGATTGGAGTGCCCCTTTTCTCTGGTTgtatttgttcattttttatgtCAACATATTTTAACGGTGTGTCCATGATTTTTCCCAACACGTCACAAATTATGCTATTCCTTTTGCAGCCTTATGTTGATTTGGCAAATAGTTACAACACTGGGAAAATTGTAGAATTAGATAGCTGTTTTGAGACAAACAAGGAGAAGTTTGAATCAGTGAGCTTTCTTCAACTTCCCCCTTTAATTCTTCATTTGCATGCCTTTGACACAAAAACATTGAAAACCATCTTGAGGTGAACAGCCAGAGGTTTGGCCTTCTTATCCCTCTGTGCATCTGTTTTAGGACAACAACCTTGGATTAGTAAAGCAGGTTGTATCTTCTCTATACAAGCGAAACATCAAGAGATTGACTCAGACATACTTGACTCTTTCACTCCAAGATATTGGCAATACGGTGCAATTGAGTACTCCGAAGGAAGCAGAGATGCATGTGCTTCAAATGGTAGCCTCTTTTAAACATTTCCCTCTGCATGCTGGCTGTTGTTTACTTTGAAGCTTTACTGTCTAATATAGGtaattttttcacttttctaaAGATTCAAGATGGTGAGAAATTTGCTACAATCAATCAGAAGGATGGAATGGTCAGCTTTCATGAGGATCCTGAACAGTACAAGTCATGTGGGATGATTGAGCATATTGACTCATCAATTCAACGGTATGCCGTTTGTGAAATATTAAGTTAACGTTCTGAAGTCATACATACTTCCATATGAAATAAGCAATAATAGGCTTtcgacccccccccccccaaaaaaaaagggcacaTCCTTTGATGGGTCCCACGCAAGAGAACCTTTTCATCTAACGTTGACCAGATGAGTAACCAGGAAAGCATGTATAGACTATAGAAGCTGAAGTCCAATTGAAGGAATCTTGTTGTTTTACTTGTTCCCAGGATGATTGCATTGTCGAAGAAACTGAGTGCTGTGGATGAATTTATATCATGTGATACTGTCTATTTGGCAAAGGTCTGTTTCATGGTTGATCTTCTCCACACCTGTtgggttaattttttttatatgataatTAATTTGTTGATAAAAAAATTGCTGGTGTTAGGCTGGGAGGGAGCGGCCCAGATTTGATTTTGACGACTTCGATGCTGTACCCCAGAAATTCAACATGTGAAAAGCTGGACTAAGTTGTATATATTTGTAGAATGCTCAAGTTTCCGATTAGTGCATATTGGAGAAAACAGTTGTACGCTACACTGCTACTGCTGATTGCAGTGCAGGGGCCAATCTCGATTTCATGTCTATTGATAATTAGTCCTTTAGCTGTACACTGTCTAAATAGCTGTAAGGGCTGTCTTATTTCtcattttatgaaatttttttccttaaatcttTTTTATTCTGCCAGAGACTTTTTCTGGATTTCGCATTGACATTGTAGCCGTCTTACCTCACATTACTTCAGAAGCACATAGTTATCAGATTATTCTAAAACTACAGACAAACTCATTGATTCTGTGATTCTGTGCCCTGAATCAAGCACAGCCACTATTAGAGTGTTAAGTTGCAGTGTGGGGATGGAATGGGATGGAGGTAAGGGAGGAGAAAGGGCTTATTGGTGGTTCAATGCACCGGATCTATTGTTCTTGTATACAAATGGAACAGTCTTTAGCACTTGGCATCTGACAGGGGGGATAAGAGATATGGATTTTTATTTGAATGTATTGTGCACAACCTTCCTACTTCTTTTGAGGGTCAACTTCCTGAATCTTCCATGTGAGTAGAAGTATTAATTCATGCCAGGTTGGTATGGTCATTGACAATATCTGGACTTATAGTCTCCACTTTACAATTTATGGAGAAGGTCGCATTGGCATCTCTGTATGGGTTCGAATCGCTCCCGGCTATGGCCTTGATTCACATCAGATTGGAATCGCGGTTAATATCGGTGAGGAATCGATCAGAACCAGCCCAAAGTTGCCCCAACACTAAATTTTGAAATGGGATTGGCCAGAATCGGGATTGGTCTCAGCTGATTCAATCcccattttttaaaaccctgagCTTAGATCTATTTAAAAATTGCCAATCTTTAAAGTGGTTAGGCCTATTGTTGCAGAAAATCGTTTTATTGAAGCAACGGTTTCAAAAATTGGGAATCAGATTGATGAATCCTCTGCGACCCATCCCAATTTTGATCGATTCAACACAGACGAGCAACAAAGCTGAAGAAAAGAGAGACCAAATCACCATTCTCCTCAACTTGGgcaggggagagagaaaatcaccATCAAATTCCAACCATTCAAGGGGAGGGGGTGGTAGGGGGAGAGACCAAATCACCACCCAATGGATGTTCAACCCAAGACTTTGCCAGTCTCAAGTCCAGGTAGAAGAGGGTTCATGTGTCAAGTCAACAACTGGTATTGCAAAGCCCTTAGCCTAGACATTTGAAAACTTTCTTGTCATTGAATGGTGAAACAGGATTTTTGTTTCATGACCCATTCAGTTGTGGTAAGGCTTGTTGAATTGAATTCCTAGAACATGTGGAATGATACAATAGGTATACTTGAACAATAAATTCCTCCATTCAGAGCAAAAATAACAAACTGTTACATGATTTCCAATGGAATAAAAAGGacaacttttttttgggggggtgggggggaagagGAAAACAAAATGCAACTCCATGATCACACTTTCCACATCTTCATCACCAattccaaataaaaagaaagatcaGAATAAAAGAATACGACTACCAAATGCAAACCTGAAGAAAAATCAGTGCAGTCAATGAACTTTTGTCCCTCTCTCTTTGCAAA
This genomic stretch from Macadamia integrifolia cultivar HAES 741 chromosome 2, SCU_Mint_v3, whole genome shotgun sequence harbors:
- the LOC122089192 gene encoding COP9 signalosome complex subunit 3-like, with translation MESIEALVAHIQGLSSSVDDISHLHNLLEKADESLQSQASRLAPFLEQLDPSNHSLGYLYILEAYTSAPIQKEQANELAVSTANFINSCLVEQIRLAPDKFTSVCKRFKDQLLLLQAPIQGVGPLRTAVRKLQPSSEHLTALHPDFLQLCLLAKCYKTGLCVLEEDIFEVDQPNDFFLYCYYGGMICIGQKLFRKAMELLHNVVTAPMSTTNAIAVEAFKKYILVSLIHNGQFSSASFPKYTSSVAQRSLKNFCQPYVDLANSYNTGKIVELDSCFETNKEKFESDNNLGLVKQVVSSLYKRNIKRLTQTYLTLSLQDIGNTVQLSTPKEAEMHVLQMIQDGEKFATINQKDGMVSFHEDPEQYKSCGMIEHIDSSIQRMIALSKKLSAVDEFISCDTVYLAKAGRERPRFDFDDFDAVPQKFNM